The Clostridia bacterium genome segment ACGATCTTGCCGTGGAACAGCCGGTGCCCCCGCGTCACGCGCAGGAGCTCCTCGATCGGGTCGAGGCCGCGGTGCGCCGCCGTGCGCAGCGTCCGGCCGATCTCCTCGCTGAACGTCACGATGCCGCCGATGGCCGCCCGCTTCACCTGTGCGCCCGTCATCGTGTAAGCCGTCGCCATCACGTAGCCGCCCATCACGACGCAGTTCGCCCGCGCGATGCGCTCCCCGGCGAAGGCGTCCGTGGCCTTGAGGATCACGCTGTTGCCCTTCTCGTCCGCGATCACCATCGGCGTCGCCTCGACGCCGGCGAGGTGGAACGTCGACAGCTGCAGCTCCGGGAACGCGCGGCCCATGCCGTCGCCGTCGACGACCGGCAGCCCCAGCCGGCCAGCCAGCGCGAGCGGGATCATCGAGTTGAGCCCGCCCGCCTCCACGGGTACCGCCGCGTCGATCGGGCGGCCGAGGAAGTCGGAGAGGAGCGAGAACGCGCTCTCCATCTCCGTCCCGCTCGGCAGCTTCTCCACCACCACGGTCGGCGCGCCCATCATGCCGATCGGCACGCAGACGGCGTCGTCCGGGACCTCGTCCAGGCTGATGAGCCGAATCGGGCCGCACTCCTCGACCGTCTGCAGCGCCATCAGCTTGCCGATGAACGGGTCGCCGCCGCCCCCGGTGCCCAGCACCGCCGCGCCGAGGGCGATGTCCTCGATCGCTTGTGCGTCAAGTGTCCGCAG includes the following:
- a CDS encoding DUF917 domain-containing protein gives rise to the protein MRTLDAQAIEDIALGAAVLGTGGGGDPFIGKLMALQTVEECGPIRLISLDEVPDDAVCVPIGMMGAPTVVVEKLPSGTEMESAFSLLSDFLGRPIDAAVPVEAGGLNSMIPLALAGRLGLPVVDGDGMGRAFPELQLSTFHLAGVEATPMVIADEKGNSVILKATDAFAGERIARANCVVMGGYVMATAYTMTGAQVKRAAIGGIVTFSEEIGRTLRTAAHRGLDPIEELLRVTRGHRLFHGKIV